One window of the Salminus brasiliensis chromosome 1, fSalBra1.hap2, whole genome shotgun sequence genome contains the following:
- the foxq1b gene encoding forkhead box protein Q1b, with the protein MKLEVFSVAAMPPESPMSAEDELGSDGDFAACSPAPATPALTPSEEADGARASDSKPKAYARRPKPPYSYIALIAMAIRDSSSGRLTLAEINDYLMKKFPFFRGSYTGWRNSVRHNLSLNDCFLKVLRDPSRPWGKDNYWMLNPHSEYTFADGVFRRRRKRIGKKTARDPGSRERALERSPANSTGGARFTGPFAIESILSKPSFRRRERAEDFAGLTSQFTPFLVNYPAPLAHLSSLAPQPAFLSPAPRYPTLYSAPREIPYHPFRIDSLLS; encoded by the coding sequence ATGAAGCTGGAGGTTTTCTCTGTGGCCGCGATGCCACCGGAGTCGCCGATGTCCGCCGAAGACGAGCTGGGCTCAGACGGAGACTTTGCCGCGTGCAGTCCGGCACCGGCAACACCGGCGTTGACACCGTCGGAGGAGGCGGACGGGGCGCGTGCTTCCGACAGCAAGCCTAAGGCGTACGCGCGCCGGCCAAAGCCTCCGTATTCGTACATCGCCCTGATCGCCATGGCCATCCGGGACTCGAGCTCCGGGCGCCTCACGTTGGCCGAGATTAACGACTACCTGATGAAGAAGTTCCCGTTTTTCCGCGGCAGCTACACGGGCTGGCGCAACTCGGTGCGCCACAACCTGTCGCTCAACGACTGCTTCCTCAAGGTGCTGCGAGACCCCTCACGCCCCTGGGGCAAGGACAACTACTGGATGCTGAACCCGCACAGCGAGTACACGTTCGCGGACGGCGTGTTCCGCCGCCGGAGGAAACGCATCGGCAAGAAGACCGCCAGGGACCCCGGGTCACGAGAGCGCGCACTCGAACGCTCGCCAGCCAACAGCACAGGAGGCGCGCGCTTCACCGGCCCCTTCGCCATCGAAAGCATCCTCAGCAAGCCGTCGTTCCGGCGCAGGGAGCGCGCGGAGGACTTCGCCGGACTCACGTCACAGTTTACGCCGTTCCTCGTGAACTACCCGGCGCCTCTAGCGCACCTCTCCAGCCTCGCGCCTCAGCCAGCCTTCCTGAGCCCCGCGCCACGATATCCCACACTGTACAGCGCGCCGCGAGAGATCCCCTACCACCCCTTCAGAATAgactctctgctgtcctga